One genomic region from Ewingella sp. CoE-038-23 encodes:
- a CDS encoding MFS transporter: MSLQIATSITDSPVNRLATRAIFFVTGLAMGLWAALVPYAQVRTQAEAGDLGLLLLCLGSGSLLAMFGSGRLIGRFGCRSMIVIGIALFCLMLPPLAVLSDIRLLALSLFIFGMGIGLTDVAMNVQGTLIEQASDKPLMSGFHCLYSVGGIAGAGGGALLLSAGLPPLHSTGYAVALVVLITALFFNRLLPTGGNENASHEPGRKARPNFRLILMALMAMICFMGEGAVLDWGGVFLTQDRALALEHAGWGYAIFAITMSIMRLTGDAVVKKLGRKKVLVFGALLGIAGYLLVVLAPGWSNALIGFALVGIGVANIVPVLITLAGQEKVMPVNMSVAMVATLGYLGVLAGPAFIGFVAHLSSLTAAFAMMAALFIVISLGAYKLKY; encoded by the coding sequence ATGTCACTGCAAATTGCGACTTCCATTACTGACTCTCCCGTCAATCGTCTGGCGACGCGGGCTATCTTCTTTGTTACCGGTTTGGCGATGGGCCTGTGGGCCGCGCTGGTGCCTTATGCCCAAGTGCGCACGCAAGCGGAGGCGGGAGATCTCGGCCTGCTGCTGCTCTGTTTGGGCAGTGGTTCCCTTCTGGCGATGTTCGGCTCCGGGCGACTGATTGGCCGTTTTGGCTGCCGTTCGATGATTGTGATTGGCATTGCGCTGTTTTGCCTGATGCTGCCGCCGCTTGCGGTTTTGAGCGATATCCGCCTGCTGGCGCTGTCACTGTTTATCTTTGGCATGGGCATCGGCTTAACCGACGTGGCAATGAACGTGCAGGGCACGCTGATTGAGCAAGCGTCCGACAAACCTCTGATGTCGGGTTTCCACTGTTTGTACAGCGTCGGCGGCATTGCCGGGGCGGGCGGCGGCGCGCTGCTGCTCAGTGCTGGGCTGCCGCCGTTACACAGCACCGGCTACGCCGTGGCGCTGGTGGTGCTGATCACCGCCTTGTTCTTTAACCGACTGCTACCCACCGGTGGCAACGAAAACGCCTCTCATGAACCGGGGCGCAAGGCGCGACCTAACTTCCGCCTGATCCTAATGGCGCTGATGGCGATGATCTGCTTTATGGGCGAAGGCGCGGTGCTCGACTGGGGCGGAGTGTTTCTGACTCAGGACCGCGCGCTGGCGCTGGAACACGCGGGCTGGGGCTACGCCATCTTTGCTATCACCATGTCGATTATGCGTTTAACCGGCGACGCGGTGGTGAAGAAGCTGGGTCGCAAAAAGGTGCTGGTGTTTGGCGCACTGCTGGGCATTGCGGGCTACCTGCTGGTGGTGCTCGCGCCGGGCTGGAGTAACGCGCTGATTGGCTTCGCGCTGGTAGGGATTGGCGTCGCTAACATTGTACCAGTGCTTATCACGCTGGCCGGGCAAGAGAAGGTGATGCCGGTCAATATGTCGGTCGCGATGGTCGCCACGCTGGGCTATCTCGGGGTGCTGGCCGGTCCAGCATTTATCGGCTTCGTGGCCCATCTTTCCAGCCTGACCGCGGCTTTCGCCATGATGGCGGCACTGTTTATCGTCATCAGCCTTGGGGCTTATAAACTGAAATACTGA
- a CDS encoding Cof-type HAD-IIB family hydrolase encodes MAVKLIAVDMDGTFLNEHGDYNRPRFAQQYAELQSRGIKFVVASGNQYYQLKTFFDELDKDIAYVAENGAYVVDKQQQIYCGQMPQEQITRVLDFISQIDYLQVVVCGRNGAYMLNSFGDAFFKKMSRYYFRLNRISDYGQIDDVIFKFALEMSQDHLPQLMKEVQQALGDIVTPVSSGHGSVDLIIPGNHKANGLKKIQAIYGVEDAEVMAFGDGGNDLEMLKTAGYGFAMQNGQPAVFTHAKFRAGLNSEEAVLQVIDDCLEGRGVFAG; translated from the coding sequence ATGGCAGTTAAGCTTATCGCCGTCGATATGGACGGGACCTTTTTGAATGAACATGGCGACTACAATCGCCCGCGCTTTGCCCAGCAGTACGCCGAGTTGCAGAGCAGGGGGATCAAGTTTGTGGTCGCCAGCGGCAACCAGTATTACCAGTTAAAAACCTTCTTCGATGAGCTGGATAAAGATATCGCCTATGTCGCCGAAAACGGTGCCTACGTGGTGGACAAACAGCAGCAGATTTACTGCGGGCAGATGCCTCAAGAGCAGATAACGCGGGTGCTGGATTTCATCAGCCAGATTGATTACCTGCAAGTGGTGGTGTGCGGCAGAAACGGCGCGTACATGCTCAATTCCTTTGGCGATGCCTTCTTCAAGAAGATGAGCCGCTACTACTTCCGCCTCAACCGCATCAGCGATTACGGGCAGATTGACGACGTGATTTTCAAGTTTGCTTTGGAAATGTCGCAAGACCATTTGCCGCAGTTGATGAAAGAGGTGCAGCAGGCGCTGGGCGACATCGTCACGCCGGTTTCCAGCGGCCACGGCTCAGTGGATTTGATTATTCCGGGCAACCACAAGGCCAACGGTTTGAAGAAGATCCAGGCGATTTATGGCGTGGAAGATGCCGAAGTGATGGCCTTCGGCGACGGCGGCAATGATTTAGAAATGCTGAAAACCGCCGGTTATGGCTTCGCGATGCAAAACGGCCAGCCTGCGGTGTTTACTCACGCCAAATTTCGCGCGGGTTTGAATAGCGAGGAAGCCGTGTTGCAGGTGATTGATGATTGTCTGGAAGGGCGTGGGGTGTTTGCCGGTTAA
- the uilS gene encoding UilS family quorum-quenching N-acyl-homoserine lactonase → MKISKYKTADDIAVTLHAPQTGENLPAILLCHGFCGIQEILLPAFVKAFVDAGFAAVTFDYRGFGASGGEKGRLVPEMQIADILTVLGTLQDESIIDSQRIGLWGTSFGGCHVMAAAAQAGDRVKAVVSQLGFADGENVVTGTMSPEDKAGFIATLEKMNDKKLATGKEMMVSITKVLSDDESKAFFEENKTQYPAMDIKIPFLTVRETLRYKPADHAAKVTCPVLVMVAEQDKVNPPEQGIDLYHALTTAEKKLYVEQGAKHYDFYSGEHFTPVVAEQTAWFKRWL, encoded by the coding sequence GTGAAAATTTCAAAATATAAAACCGCAGACGACATCGCTGTTACGCTTCATGCACCCCAAACCGGTGAAAATTTACCCGCCATTCTTCTTTGCCACGGCTTTTGCGGTATTCAGGAAATCCTCTTGCCTGCATTCGTGAAAGCCTTTGTTGACGCGGGCTTTGCCGCCGTCACCTTCGACTATCGCGGCTTTGGTGCCAGCGGCGGCGAGAAAGGCCGTTTAGTGCCTGAAATGCAGATAGCCGATATCCTCACCGTGCTTGGCACGCTGCAAGACGAAAGCATCATCGACAGCCAGCGCATTGGCCTGTGGGGCACCAGCTTTGGTGGCTGCCACGTGATGGCTGCCGCCGCGCAGGCGGGTGATCGCGTGAAAGCCGTGGTGAGCCAGCTGGGCTTCGCCGACGGTGAAAACGTGGTGACCGGGACGATGTCGCCGGAAGATAAGGCGGGCTTTATCGCCACGCTGGAAAAAATGAATGATAAGAAGTTGGCCACCGGCAAAGAGATGATGGTTTCCATCACTAAAGTGCTGAGCGACGACGAGTCCAAAGCCTTCTTCGAAGAGAATAAAACCCAGTATCCAGCGATGGATATCAAGATCCCATTCCTGACCGTGCGCGAAACCCTGCGCTACAAGCCCGCCGACCACGCCGCCAAAGTCACCTGTCCGGTGCTGGTGATGGTTGCCGAGCAGGACAAGGTTAACCCGCCGGAGCAGGGCATCGACCTGTACCACGCGCTGACCACTGCCGAGAAAAAGCTCTACGTTGAGCAGGGCGCGAAGCACTACGACTTCTACTCTGGCGAGCACTTCACGCCGGTAGTCGCCGAGCAAACCGCGTGGTTTAAACGCTGGCTATAA
- the mtr gene encoding tryptophan permease — protein sequence MATQSVDTSSRSVMGGAMIIGGTIIGAGMFSLPVVMSGAWFFWSVAALVFTWFCMLHSGLMILEANLNYPIGSSFNTVTKDLLGNAWNRINGITIAFVLYILTYAYISASGSVIQHTLREMSVSFSPRLGGLLTALAVAFIVWLSTRAVSRMTAIVLGAKIIAFFLTFGSLLWHIKPVNLLNSVEVNPSYLPYLLATLPFCLASFGYHGNVPSLMKYYGKDPKTIQKCVLLGTLMALGLYVIWMLGTMGNIPRPEFIGIAERGGNIDVLVQSLSQVLNSAGLDLLLTIFSNFAVACSFLGVTLGLFDYLADLFKFDDSKTGRFKTALITFVPPIIGGVIYPDGFIYAIGFAGLAATVWAVIVPALMARASRQRFGSPRYRVWGGKAMIVLVLLFGVLNATVHILSSLNWLPVYR from the coding sequence ATGGCGACGCAGTCCGTCGACACTTCCTCCCGTTCTGTGATGGGTGGCGCAATGATTATTGGCGGCACCATCATTGGCGCAGGCATGTTTTCTCTTCCCGTCGTGATGTCCGGTGCCTGGTTTTTCTGGTCAGTGGCCGCGCTGGTTTTCACCTGGTTCTGCATGCTGCACTCGGGTTTGATGATCCTTGAAGCCAACCTGAATTACCCTATTGGCTCCAGTTTCAATACCGTGACCAAAGACCTGCTGGGCAACGCGTGGAATCGCATCAACGGCATCACCATCGCCTTCGTGCTATACATTCTGACCTACGCCTATATCTCGGCCAGCGGCTCGGTGATCCAGCATACCTTGCGCGAAATGTCCGTCAGCTTCTCCCCGCGTCTGGGCGGCCTGCTCACCGCGCTGGCGGTGGCCTTTATTGTCTGGCTGAGTACTCGCGCGGTAAGCCGCATGACGGCCATCGTGCTGGGTGCCAAAATTATCGCCTTCTTCCTGACGTTCGGCAGTTTGCTGTGGCACATCAAGCCGGTCAATCTGCTCAATAGTGTGGAAGTGAACCCCAGCTACCTGCCTTACCTCTTAGCCACGCTGCCCTTCTGTCTGGCGTCGTTTGGCTATCACGGCAATGTGCCGAGCCTGATGAAGTACTACGGTAAGGACCCGAAAACCATCCAGAAGTGCGTGCTGCTCGGCACCCTGATGGCGCTGGGTCTGTACGTGATTTGGATGCTTGGCACCATGGGCAATATCCCCCGCCCTGAGTTTATCGGCATCGCCGAGCGCGGCGGCAATATTGACGTGTTGGTGCAGTCGCTGAGCCAAGTGCTGAACAGCGCCGGGCTGGATTTACTGCTGACCATCTTCTCCAACTTCGCCGTGGCCTGTTCCTTCCTTGGGGTGACGCTGGGGCTGTTTGACTATTTGGCCGACCTGTTCAAGTTTGATGACAGCAAAACCGGACGCTTTAAAACCGCGCTGATCACCTTCGTCCCGCCAATCATTGGCGGCGTGATCTACCCTGACGGCTTTATCTACGCCATAGGATTCGCCGGTTTAGCGGCAACCGTCTGGGCGGTGATTGTCCCGGCGCTGATGGCCAGAGCCTCGCGCCAGCGTTTTGGCAGCCCGCGTTATCGCGTCTGGGGTGGCAAGGCGATGATTGTTTTAGTGCTGCTGTTTGGCGTGCTCAACGCCACGGTGCATATCCTCTCCAGCCTCAACTGGCTGCCGGTATACCGTTAA
- a CDS encoding I78 family peptidase inhibitor produces MKIKLLLVASLATFALTACQNHAETAKQEDAVQQPDTCNAASFKYLIGKPSSTLDGMRFAKPMRLITPGTAVTMDFNPERLNIMADEKGVITSLHCS; encoded by the coding sequence ATGAAAATCAAACTATTGCTCGTCGCTTCTCTGGCTACTTTCGCACTGACTGCCTGTCAAAACCACGCGGAAACCGCAAAGCAGGAGGACGCTGTACAACAGCCGGACACCTGTAACGCGGCATCTTTTAAATATTTAATCGGCAAACCTTCCTCTACGCTGGACGGCATGCGCTTCGCCAAACCTATGCGCCTCATCACGCCGGGCACGGCGGTAACCATGGACTTCAATCCTGAGCGTTTGAATATCATGGCTGATGAGAAGGGCGTGATCACCAGCTTGCACTGCTCTTAA
- a CDS encoding helix-turn-helix transcriptional regulator: MPLYNFTLMLSGVTYQTEGLEDALYRSNCDDALISAFGRSVYLDFDREAESLDAAIASAVGDVESAGIGAVVESVDSALVGLSDIAELTGMTRQAIALLKDGSRGGGDFPCPIQRIKGQSPLWDWAEVALWLERNGRLVGNESLVANARTLSKWNLALRASAFKDVAEIEKITHQLLASRKQYSYQAK; this comes from the coding sequence ATGCCGCTCTACAATTTCACTCTTATGCTCTCTGGCGTGACCTATCAAACTGAAGGTTTGGAAGACGCGCTTTACCGCAGCAACTGTGATGATGCGCTAATCAGCGCCTTTGGTCGCTCGGTTTATCTTGATTTCGACCGAGAAGCTGAGTCGCTCGACGCCGCTATCGCCTCTGCGGTTGGAGATGTGGAATCGGCAGGCATAGGCGCAGTTGTGGAATCCGTGGATTCTGCTCTGGTCGGGTTAAGTGATATTGCAGAACTGACCGGCATGACGCGTCAAGCCATCGCCTTGCTCAAAGACGGCTCGCGCGGAGGCGGCGATTTCCCTTGCCCAATCCAGCGTATTAAAGGGCAATCTCCCCTGTGGGACTGGGCCGAGGTGGCTTTGTGGCTTGAGAGAAATGGGCGTCTGGTAGGGAATGAGTCTCTGGTGGCGAATGCAAGAACGCTGAGTAAGTGGAATTTAGCACTGCGCGCCTCGGCTTTTAAGGATGTCGCTGAGATTGAGAAAATAACCCATCAACTTTTAGCCAGCAGAAAGCAGTACAGTTACCAAGCCAAATAA
- a CDS encoding LysE family translocator, with amino-acid sequence MNLLGFALAILPVALSPGASFTLAMNNTVQHGMRGTGRIILGTLLGIYTHALLAGLGITQLIAAYPALMNTIKIIGTAYLIYLAIRLIRSGLNAKDLAFTSGSRSTGIKEAYLANVLNIKAIMLYLTVVPAFAGGGATPWSYLVLASIHVAVMALWLLFAGQMLIRSAAKISTRKLKKVIDIGGGTLLLIFTIWPYLAW; translated from the coding sequence ATGAATCTGCTCGGCTTCGCGCTGGCTATTCTGCCCGTGGCCCTCTCGCCGGGGGCCAGTTTTACCTTAGCAATGAACAACACCGTTCAGCATGGAATGCGCGGCACGGGAAGGATTATTCTCGGCACACTGCTCGGTATTTATACCCATGCACTGCTGGCCGGGCTTGGCATCACGCAGCTGATTGCCGCCTATCCTGCCTTGATGAATACCATCAAAATCATCGGCACGGCGTATCTTATCTATTTAGCGATTCGGCTGATCCGCAGTGGCCTGAACGCCAAGGATTTGGCTTTCACCTCCGGCAGTCGTTCAACCGGCATCAAAGAGGCCTATTTAGCCAACGTGCTGAATATTAAAGCCATAATGCTGTATCTCACCGTGGTGCCCGCCTTCGCGGGCGGTGGCGCAACCCCGTGGAGTTATCTGGTGTTGGCGTCGATTCACGTCGCGGTGATGGCCCTGTGGTTACTCTTCGCCGGACAGATGCTGATCCGCTCCGCAGCCAAAATCAGCACCCGCAAACTGAAGAAAGTGATCGACATCGGCGGCGGCACGTTATTGCTGATTTTTACGATTTGGCCTTATTTGGCTTGGTAA
- a CDS encoding GNAT family N-acetyltransferase translates to MNNPVSLIGQKIRLRPLTEQDADALLLAASDGELWNMQLTHIPSPDTVAQYINIAITGRNAGTVLPFVIEEIASGKPIGSTRLWKIDTQNRKLEIGHTWLSVSWQRTYANTEAKLLLLTHAFEVMNCVRVQFTTDELNEKSRNAILRLGAKQEGIVRHERIMPNGRKRNSVRFSIIDEEWPEVRGNLQSKLQNFGAVGE, encoded by the coding sequence ATGAATAATCCCGTTTCGCTGATCGGTCAGAAAATCCGCCTTCGCCCCCTGACAGAACAAGATGCCGATGCCCTGCTGCTTGCCGCCTCTGACGGTGAATTGTGGAATATGCAATTGACCCATATTCCGTCGCCAGATACTGTCGCGCAGTACATCAATATCGCGATCACCGGTCGCAATGCGGGCACGGTGCTGCCGTTCGTGATTGAAGAGATTGCCAGCGGCAAGCCGATTGGCTCGACCCGCCTGTGGAAGATTGATACTCAAAATCGTAAGTTGGAAATCGGCCACACTTGGCTGTCCGTGTCTTGGCAGAGAACTTACGCCAACACCGAAGCCAAGCTGTTGCTGCTCACCCATGCTTTCGAGGTGATGAACTGCGTGCGGGTGCAGTTCACCACGGATGAACTGAATGAGAAGTCGCGTAACGCCATTTTACGCTTGGGTGCCAAGCAGGAAGGGATTGTGCGCCACGAGCGCATCATGCCCAACGGCCGTAAACGCAACTCGGTGCGATTTAGCATTATTGATGAGGAATGGCCTGAGGTCCGCGGCAATCTGCAAAGCAAATTGCAGAATTTTGGCGCGGTTGGCGAATGA
- a CDS encoding LysR family transcriptional regulator: MLRANINDLIAFSVVAKEQSFTRAAAKLGVSQSALSHAIRGLEERLGVRLLTRTTRSVAPTEAGQQLLERVAPRLAEIEDELTAITELKDKPAGTIRITAAEHAANTVLWPKLEKFLPDYPDIKVEVTIDYGLRDIVSDRFDAGIRLGEQVAKDMIAVRIGPDFRMAVVATPSYIAGKTAPLTPHDLQQHSCINLRLPTLGGIYAWEFEKAGRPLRVRVDGQLILNSNAQIKKAVLAGFGMALVPEDNVREELKSGELVEFLQDWCPEFPGYYLYYPSRRQHTSAFALLVDALRYKA, translated from the coding sequence ATGTTGCGAGCAAATATTAACGACCTGATTGCGTTTTCCGTGGTGGCTAAAGAGCAGAGCTTCACCCGCGCTGCGGCAAAGTTGGGCGTTTCGCAATCGGCCCTGAGTCATGCTATTCGCGGTTTGGAAGAGCGCTTGGGCGTTCGCCTGCTCACTCGCACCACGCGCAGCGTTGCGCCCACCGAGGCGGGCCAGCAGCTTTTAGAGAGAGTCGCGCCGCGCCTTGCGGAAATCGAAGACGAGCTGACGGCTATCACCGAGCTAAAAGATAAGCCCGCCGGCACTATTCGCATCACGGCGGCAGAACACGCGGCGAATACTGTGCTGTGGCCGAAGCTGGAAAAATTTCTGCCGGATTACCCGGACATCAAGGTGGAAGTTACCATCGATTATGGCCTGCGGGACATTGTCAGCGATCGCTTTGACGCCGGAATTCGCCTTGGCGAGCAGGTCGCCAAAGATATGATTGCCGTGCGCATTGGGCCAGATTTCCGCATGGCGGTGGTCGCCACGCCATCTTATATCGCTGGGAAAACTGCGCCACTGACGCCCCATGATCTGCAGCAGCATAGCTGCATCAATTTGCGCCTGCCCACGCTGGGCGGGATTTACGCCTGGGAGTTTGAAAAAGCAGGGCGGCCGCTGCGCGTCAGGGTTGATGGGCAGCTGATCCTCAATTCCAATGCGCAAATCAAGAAGGCGGTGCTAGCAGGATTTGGCATGGCGCTGGTGCCGGAAGACAATGTGCGAGAAGAGCTGAAAAGCGGTGAGCTGGTGGAGTTTTTGCAGGACTGGTGCCCGGAGTTTCCCGGCTATTATCTCTACTACCCGAGCCGTCGGCAGCACACCTCGGCCTTCGCGCTGCTGGTGGACGCGCTGCGTTATAAAGCCTAA
- a CDS encoding aldo/keto reductase — MKTRKLGNSQLEVSSIGLGCMGLSYGYGPATEKNHAIALIRSAFEQGVTLFDTAEAYGPYINEQLLGEAVAPFRQKVAIATKFGFEFDGKGGQSGMNSRPEHIRAVAEAALKRLNTDVIDLFYQHRVDPQVPIEEVAGTVKELIQEGKVKHFGLSEASAQTIRRAHAVQPVTALQSEYSLWWREPEAEILPTLEELGIGFIPFSPLGKGFLTGAINQDTTFDSSDFRNIVPRFSVEARKANQALVALLEQIAQQKGATPAQIALSWLLAQKPWIVPIPGTTKLSRLHENLASADIELTQEELGNIEKVLASVTVEGARYPEHLQKRVGN; from the coding sequence GTGAAAACACGTAAACTAGGTAATAGCCAACTTGAAGTCTCATCCATCGGCCTTGGCTGCATGGGATTAAGCTACGGCTATGGCCCGGCCACTGAAAAAAACCACGCTATTGCCCTTATTCGCTCAGCCTTCGAGCAAGGCGTGACGCTGTTTGATACGGCGGAGGCCTATGGCCCGTACATTAATGAACAACTGTTGGGAGAAGCCGTCGCGCCGTTTCGCCAGAAAGTTGCTATCGCCACTAAGTTTGGATTTGAGTTTGACGGCAAAGGCGGGCAAAGCGGCATGAACAGCCGCCCTGAGCATATTCGGGCCGTGGCCGAGGCGGCGTTAAAACGGTTGAATACCGATGTTATCGACCTCTTTTACCAGCACCGCGTCGACCCACAGGTGCCGATTGAAGAGGTCGCAGGAACGGTAAAAGAGCTCATTCAGGAAGGTAAGGTGAAGCATTTTGGCCTGTCCGAAGCCAGCGCGCAGACCATTCGCCGTGCTCACGCCGTTCAACCAGTGACCGCGTTGCAAAGTGAGTATTCGCTATGGTGGCGCGAACCGGAGGCGGAAATCTTGCCAACTCTGGAAGAGCTGGGCATTGGCTTTATCCCCTTCAGCCCGCTGGGCAAGGGCTTCCTGACGGGTGCAATAAATCAGGACACCACCTTCGATAGCAGCGATTTTCGCAATATTGTGCCGCGCTTTTCTGTAGAAGCGCGCAAGGCCAATCAGGCGCTGGTGGCTCTGCTCGAGCAAATCGCTCAACAAAAAGGGGCAACGCCGGCGCAAATCGCCCTGTCGTGGCTACTGGCGCAAAAGCCGTGGATTGTCCCTATTCCGGGGACCACCAAGCTCTCTCGTCTGCACGAGAATTTAGCCAGCGCGGACATTGAACTGACTCAGGAAGAGCTGGGTAATATTGAGAAAGTGCTGGCAAGCGTGACGGTAGAAGGGGCGCGTTACCCTGAGCATTTGCAGAAACGCGTCGGCAATTAA
- a CDS encoding (R)-mandelonitrile lyase, protein MKILRNGSQQSKAGPADYFTGKVRIDAPFQATEPARVGGATVTFEPGARTAWHTHPLGQTLIVTQGRGWVQKWGHEVEEIHPGDIVWIPEGVKHWHGATSETAMTHIAIAESLNGSPVEWLEKVTDEQYPAKSA, encoded by the coding sequence ATGAAGATTTTACGCAACGGTTCACAGCAATCGAAGGCCGGTCCGGCAGACTATTTTACCGGCAAAGTGCGGATTGACGCCCCTTTTCAGGCGACCGAACCGGCGCGGGTTGGTGGGGCGACGGTGACTTTTGAACCCGGCGCACGCACCGCGTGGCATACCCATCCCTTAGGCCAGACGCTGATTGTCACCCAAGGCCGTGGCTGGGTTCAAAAATGGGGTCACGAGGTGGAAGAGATACATCCGGGGGATATTGTCTGGATACCTGAAGGGGTGAAACACTGGCACGGGGCAACCAGTGAGACAGCAATGACGCATATCGCCATTGCTGAATCACTCAACGGCAGCCCGGTCGAGTGGCTGGAGAAAGTCACTGACGAGCAGTACCCGGCGAAATCGGCCTAA
- a CDS encoding DsbA family protein: MQDFKLLYIFDPLCGWCYASAPALASLAAAFPQQLELMPSGLFSDTGAREMSPSLATHAWTNDQRIESLTGQVFSEKYFNQILMSTDRRFDSQAMNRALTAIRQLDATLETQVLHHLQHERYVNGQDTSAPQVVANIAAQHVQAAGYELDASDFALRLAHDEALAEQTHRRTQTTQALMDKLAVRGVPLLLVQAGDRYEQISGKPLYVDPQALVAAINEKVRTAAR, translated from the coding sequence ATGCAAGACTTTAAATTACTGTATATTTTTGACCCACTTTGCGGCTGGTGTTACGCCAGCGCGCCAGCATTAGCCAGCCTCGCGGCGGCCTTTCCACAGCAGTTAGAGTTGATGCCAAGCGGCCTGTTCTCAGATACCGGGGCGCGAGAGATGTCACCGTCATTGGCCACCCATGCGTGGACCAACGATCAGCGCATTGAGTCACTGACGGGTCAGGTATTTAGCGAAAAATACTTTAATCAGATCCTGATGAGCACGGATAGGCGTTTTGATTCTCAGGCGATGAACCGCGCGCTGACGGCCATTCGCCAGCTCGACGCCACATTAGAAACACAAGTTTTGCATCACTTACAGCACGAGCGTTATGTGAACGGGCAAGACACTTCGGCTCCCCAAGTGGTTGCCAACATTGCCGCGCAGCACGTGCAGGCGGCGGGTTATGAGCTAGATGCCAGCGACTTTGCCCTGCGTCTGGCTCACGACGAAGCGCTGGCTGAACAAACTCATCGGCGAACCCAGACCACCCAGGCGCTGATGGATAAATTGGCAGTCAGAGGCGTACCGCTGTTGCTGGTGCAGGCGGGCGATCGTTATGAGCAGATCAGCGGCAAACCCCTTTATGTTGACCCGCAGGCGCTGGTCGCTGCCATCAATGAGAAAGTGAGAACCGCCGCCCGTTAA
- a CDS encoding winged helix-turn-helix transcriptional regulator, whose product MSIQKAPCATKDCPHRLLLDQIADKWSVLILSALCEQPLRFNTIKRQLDGITQKALTQSLRRLQRNGIVDRKVITASPIAVEYHITPLGRTLKEPFGALFNWTISYLPEVEKARQKFDLNAEEE is encoded by the coding sequence GTGTCGATTCAAAAAGCCCCCTGTGCAACCAAGGATTGCCCGCACCGACTGCTGTTGGACCAGATTGCGGATAAATGGTCCGTGCTGATCCTCAGCGCCCTGTGCGAGCAGCCGTTACGATTTAATACAATTAAGCGCCAGTTAGATGGCATTACTCAGAAGGCGCTGACGCAAAGCCTGCGTAGACTTCAGCGCAACGGGATTGTGGATCGCAAGGTGATCACCGCCTCGCCTATCGCGGTGGAATACCACATCACCCCCTTGGGACGCACATTGAAAGAGCCGTTCGGCGCGCTCTTCAACTGGACGATCAGCTATCTGCCCGAGGTGGAAAAAGCCCGGCAGAAATTCGATTTAAATGCCGAAGAAGAGTAA